A genomic segment from Gemmatimonadota bacterium encodes:
- a CDS encoding UDP-N-acetylmuramoyl-L-alanyl-D-glutamate--2,6-diaminopimelate ligase, whose protein sequence is ADPGAKLLLVAVTGTNGKSTTVWLLRHLLASRFEAASLGTLGLVQPNGRPLPGSEALTTPGPVDLMRTLRDLADRGVGAVAMEASSHALDQGRMHALRFDAAVFTNLTRDHLDYHGSEEAYRSAKRRLLELLRPDGVAVVNADDPAWAGVAERVPRSVSFGLASGAADIRATAVTLGAWGARFRLRTPAGDAAVELPLLGAFNVQNALGAAAACMALGFTPEEAAERLRLVPQVPGRLERIADSPCPVLTDYAHTPDALERVLAALRPLTAGRLIVVFGAGGDRDRGKRPLMGAIAERCADLAIVTSDNPRTEPPEAIIDEVVQGMHGANWVRQADRRRAIRQALELARAEDVILLAGKGHETYQVVGREKLPFDERQIVREALAARSGGVTA, encoded by the coding sequence TCGCGGACCCTGGCGCGAAGCTGCTGCTGGTCGCGGTGACGGGCACGAACGGCAAGAGCACGACGGTATGGCTGCTGCGGCATCTGCTGGCCTCGCGTTTCGAGGCTGCCTCACTGGGCACGCTGGGTCTGGTGCAGCCGAACGGGCGGCCGCTGCCGGGGAGCGAGGCGCTGACCACGCCCGGGCCAGTGGACCTGATGCGAACGCTGCGGGATCTGGCGGATCGGGGAGTGGGGGCGGTGGCCATGGAGGCTTCGTCCCACGCGCTGGACCAGGGGCGGATGCACGCCCTGCGTTTCGATGCCGCGGTGTTCACCAACCTGACGAGGGACCACCTGGACTACCACGGCAGCGAGGAGGCTTACCGGAGCGCGAAGCGGCGGCTGCTCGAGCTGCTGCGGCCGGACGGCGTCGCGGTGGTGAACGCGGACGACCCGGCGTGGGCGGGAGTGGCGGAGCGGGTGCCGCGCAGCGTGAGTTTCGGGCTCGCCTCGGGCGCGGCGGACATCCGGGCCACGGCGGTGACCCTGGGCGCGTGGGGCGCGCGCTTCCGGCTGCGGACGCCGGCGGGAGATGCGGCGGTCGAGCTGCCGCTGCTGGGCGCGTTCAACGTGCAGAACGCGCTGGGCGCGGCCGCGGCCTGCATGGCCCTCGGCTTCACGCCGGAGGAGGCCGCCGAGCGGCTGCGCTTGGTGCCCCAGGTGCCGGGGCGGCTGGAGCGGATCGCGGACTCGCCCTGTCCTGTGCTCACGGACTACGCGCACACGCCGGATGCCCTCGAGCGCGTGCTGGCGGCGCTGCGGCCGCTCACAGCGGGGCGGCTGATCGTGGTTTTCGGCGCCGGCGGCGACCGCGACCGCGGCAAGCGGCCGCTCATGGGGGCCATTGCCGAGCGCTGCGCCGACCTGGCCATTGTCACCTCGGACAATCCGCGCACCGAGCCGCCCGAAGCCATCATCGACGAGGTGGTGCAGGGGATGCACGGTGCCAACTGGGTGCGGCAGGCGGACCGCCGGCGGGCCATCCGGCAGGCGCTGGAGCTGGCCCGTGCCGAGGACGTGATCCTGTTGGCCGGCAAGGGGCACGAGACGTATCAGGTGGTGGGAAGGGAGAAGCTGCCCTTCGACGAACGGCAGATCGTGCGCGAGGCGCTG